In Takifugu flavidus isolate HTHZ2018 chromosome 1, ASM371156v2, whole genome shotgun sequence, the DNA window AATCTCGTCTCCCATGTAGCCCGGTAGTGTGGGACGGGTGGGGAGTGTGTCCTGCTGAGTTCCTGCTACCCTGTATCTGCGTTACGAGAGCTTCACCTCCTGAATCTCCTCGTCTCCAGGCCTGTGTGCGTCGTGTCCACGTCCTCGTGTCCTTCAACACCAGCAACTACCAAACAACAGTCACTGCCTTTAATTGCAGATTAATCATTTACAGGTAAGCAAACCATGACAGCAGCATGAAGCCGAACCCACGAGCAGCGGTGATTAAGTTAATCACCATTAAAAAAAGTCCTGTCGGGatattcattaaatattcatcacaAAATAGGAAAAAGGCTCTTTAAGACGAAGGCAAACAGCTGTGAGAAGGTGACATTTGTGAAACTAAAAGCTTTTCATCCTGTCACAGGACGTTTGTCCACCTCAGACATCCAGAACATGCAGACAAACTCATGCCAACGTGTCTCCGCCTGGTCCAGCTGATCCACATGAAGCGATCAGAGCAGTGACACCCCAGCAGCCAAgctcatcggggggggggggcacgtttATATGCACACATTTGAGATGCCCTCATCTCCCTCCTGCTGCCCTGCAGCCCTGCCCTTCGTCTTCAGGTGATCCTGGTTGGAGAGGCCACTCCAGAAGACCTGTGAGGCTTTGGATGTGTCCTGGTGGCTGTGCTGAGGCAGCGAGCAGCCGCTGTCAGAGGAATAAACCCCCGAgtccctgctgctgcccccgctgctgctgctgcccccgctgctgctgctgctgcccccgctgctgctgctgcccccgctgctgctgctgctgcccccgctgctgctgccctgggGGTCGTGATGATGGCTACAATCAAACAACAAATCAGAATCTTTATTTGCTGTCCCATCGATACTCGGATGTGACCAACAGCATCTGTAAATCCTAACAAAGAGGAACGTACCTGCTGTCCGCCTCCAACCAAGAAGGGGGCGCTGCCACCCGTTCAGGTGGGGGCTCAGGGAAGACTACCACCTTatcacacagcagctctgattCTGAGCCCAAGGTCAGGAGGCGGGGCATGTCGGAGCCAGGTGAGTTGCACAGGTACTGGAGAGATCAATAACGCCAACACTCGATCAACGGTAATACCAGCAGTCCCAACCAGTCAGCTGTCCTGGTAAAACCAGTGTGACCAGTCACCTGAGCTGCGTACAGACCATCATACCTCTTTAAAGTGACTCGGCAGCTGACTCGCGGGGAAGAGCACGCCTTTGATGGATCTGTACATCTTGTAGAGGAAGAACACGGCGAGGAAGCACATCCCCATGGAACCCACCAAGTACAAGACGATCAGCCACCACACCGTCACACCTGTCCAGGTGCACAAGAGGAGCAGCGCTGCCGTCACTTCAGTCCATTGAATGCGTTAATAACCAGATTATTGAAGCCTTCTAACAGCCTTCACCTTCAGTCTGAATGCACAGTGGAGAGGTGAAGCTGCTCTCCTTCGCGTAGTACTTGTTGCGACTCTGGACCATCACACAGTACCAAGTCCACGGCGCCAGGTCCGACAAGGTCACCAGGTTGGCCTCGCTGCTCAGGTTCCGGACATCTGGGGACTGCAGATGGAGAGCAGAACCATGAGGGTCCAACATGTGATGAGGGTGGAGGGGGTTAGCTCGTCGCTAACGCtacacaggaagtgagtgattaGCGCTGTGAAAATGACCTGCTGCTAACACGATGCTACATGCTACCTGCGACAACGACGAGCCTCTGCTGAACAGACAGACGAGCAGACGAGGGCTACCTTTTGGTTTCATTGTCTTTAACGTACTCTCCCTTTGAGGAGCGCTCAGATCCAAGTAGGGATCCGCAGaacccttcatcctcctcatcacagaTAATATTTCTCTGTCACACTCAaactcagacaggaaggaggataAAACCGAGAAGGTGGCAGAGAACAAACGGTCCGACTGCCGTCACGAGCTAGCAGCAGGTGTCTTCGGAGGAGGAACTGAAAGACAGAAGTGTGGACAACAGGGCCTCTACCTGGGCCAAGGAGGGACCTTCCCAGTAGAGGATGTGGTAGGACAGCTTGGGTAAGAATTTCTTCATGGAGGTGTTAACGCTGGCCACGGGGTCATCGATGTGCACGTCCACATCCTTTCCTTCGTGAGAAAGAGCCACTCTGCTGGGGGGGCCCacatcagctggaggagcagacagaACCTTTATGAGCCCCAACACTCCACAAACTGCACTGTGGACCCCTGAACTGGACCCCTTTAATCCAGGTCACTCCTGACCTTTAACCCGTGTCACCAGGGTCGCTATTTGTTGTCTCTCACCGTGTTCGTCGGGAAGGAACCTCAGATGCTTCGACTCAGAGAGAGTCCCGTTGGCGTCGGCTCGGACCCGGAGCAGGTAGGCGCCCCAGTAGAACAGATTGGCCTCTGagaagtcacatgacctccgTGAGGTGTTGGCACACACCACTATCCACTCCACCCTCTTCCTTAGACGTATCTGAAACGCCCTGTGGGAAAAGAGGAATTTCAAAAGCATTTAGTGCTGCAAATATTAGCCTTTCCGTTGTTTCCATGGCTACGGCCCGGTTGGTTAAGTGCCCGACACCTACGCCACGTATTCTGCTGTGAAGCTCACGTCCCGGCTCCAGCTGGGCTCCCAGTCCCACCTCAGGGTGTAGTTGGTGTTCAGGGTTACCATGGTGAGGTTCTCTGGTACCGCCAGCTGCGATGCCACTGAAACACACCCCCATCAGCTGTTTAGCATCTTCCAGACTTCCTCTTTAGTCTTTTTtaactgcacacaaacactAAATTAAATCCCATCTCTAGATTGAGGGTTCAGCTGAGATTCCACCGACAGCTGTGacgtctgcaggtgcaccaaaCGGAACCAGATCCCAGGACTTCGGACtgtggtttcctcccacagacgcACGGAGAAGCAGCAACtatcacttcctgtgtctcaACAGGTGTGGAACGAGCAGCGGCTGGAGAATCCACCACTTCCTTCGACTATCGGCACTTTTGAGCCAACATTTTCAGAACAACATCTTGTTCTGAGATcttttcagcagctgcaggaagctgctgaagaaaCACTGAAGAATGGTTTTGAGAGACAGGAAACCTTTGAAAGAGTTCCTGCCTGTTGCCCAGACCACTGAAACACACCTCAGTTTTCTCTGTTTGCTTGTGAACAGGAACGTTTGTCACGAACAGACGGAGTTACAGAACCCAGAAATCAAATCAACTGGAACGTCCCTGAGGGTTGAAGGTTTCCAGCCGCGACCCCACGTTCGCCCACCCGATGGGCTGAAAGTTTCTTCACAATGAAAACTAAAAACAGGCGACACTAAAGCACAATACGAAGAAACTCGGCGGAAGCTACCGATGTTAGCACGCGAGCtagcaaacaaataaataatgaaatgatctACCAGCATTGTGGTTATGAAGGAGGCAGAAGAACAAGGCAACGGGGAAAGCAACTGTAACCATGTTAGTCTTGAGTTCATGGCCTCTTGATCCGCGGGGAAACACTCCGAGCACCGACCCGACGACCTGAAGCTCCCTGACGAAGCTCCCTGACGAAGCTCCGAACATCACTTCCGGCGGTGGCAAATATCAACACGGGCGGTTCCGGCTGCCCTTTcacaataatatagaaataTCAACACGGGCGGTTCCGGCTGCCCTTTcacaataatatagaaataTCAACACGGGCGGATCCGGCTGCCCTTTCACAATAATAGACGCAAATCTCAACACAGGCGGTTCGGGCCGGAGGGACCAGCCAGAACCCTCGACCCTCAGAGCTGAGGTCTAACctgacagagctggagaagatcTGCAGAGAAACCAGTTCAGCTTCACCGTGGTCACAGTGGGCGCagccatcctccatcatcttgGTGTAGCTAAAACAACTGGAATGAAGTTTTGCTTTTGAGAAAATAAGTTGTATTTAGCATAAAAGGATTAAATGTAAAAGACCTGCCGGTACAACTTGTCTCTATCTTAAGGTGTTTTTAtcgttattttattttcttggcCACTTCATCCCTTTCAGGGGCTCGGGGACGGTGCTGGATCATATTCAGCTGCTTATGGGCAAAGGCTGGATGAGTTgtcagttcatcgcagggccccaGGAGAGCAGCTGTGGGTCTGGAACGTTGCTcgagggtaccttggcagtgctctgaaggtgttctggcaccgtCCCCTACTACCCAACGCCCTCCGCTCCTCCGCCCCgcccccaacagactgagctaccgccGCCCATCGTTGATTCTACGCTAACACAAAGTTAAATTCGGACGTGGATCTTTAAGAAAAACAGAAGCTTCAGACACAATAAAGAGATTTTCTTTAGCTGCCAGAAATAGACATGAATATTTCAGGAATCTCCTCATCAAATGCATTTTTCTAAAAATggtataaaacaaaacaacatcgCGACTTCGAAACCACAACTGTCAGTCTGAAAATAGCTGATGCATTTTCCACAGTCTTTGATCAAATTAAATTGAAATGAGGAAACTCGACGACAGAAATCGGAGATCCTCGGAGATCGGGGCTCATATTTCCAAACATGTTCATCGATCACCGTGGTTACGGTGGGCGGggccatcctccatcctccaggtgTAGTTTGTGAGGAGCAAAGCGACAGACG includes these proteins:
- the LOC130537223 gene encoding interferon alpha/beta receptor 1b-like isoform X1, translated to MFGASSGSFVRELQVVGSVLGVFPRGSRGHELKTNMVTVAFPVALFFCLLHNHNAVASQLAVPENLTMVTLNTNYTLRWDWEPSWSRDVSFTAEYVAAFQIRLRKRVEWIVVCANTSRRSCDFSEANLFYWGAYLLRVRADANGTLSESKHLRFLPDEHADVGPPSRVALSHEGKDVDVHIDDPVASVNTSMKKFLPKLSYHILYWEGPSLAQSPDVRNLSSEANLVTLSDLAPWTWYCVMVQSRNKYYAKESSFTSPLCIQTEGVTVWWLIVLYLVGSMGMCFLAVFFLYKMYRSIKGVLFPASQLPSHFKEYLCNSPGSDMPRLLTLGSESELLCDKVVVFPEPPPERVAAPPSWLEADSSHHHDPQGSSSGGSSSSSGGSSSSGGSSSSSGGSSSSGGSSRDSGVYSSDSGCSLPQHSHQDTSKASQVFWSGLSNQDHLKTKGRAAGQQEGDEGISNVCI
- the LOC130537223 gene encoding interferon alpha/beta receptor 1b-like isoform X2, whose protein sequence is MVTVAFPVALFFCLLHNHNAVASQLAVPENLTMVTLNTNYTLRWDWEPSWSRDVSFTAEYVAAFQIRLRKRVEWIVVCANTSRRSCDFSEANLFYWGAYLLRVRADANGTLSESKHLRFLPDEHADVGPPSRVALSHEGKDVDVHIDDPVASVNTSMKKFLPKLSYHILYWEGPSLAQSPDVRNLSSEANLVTLSDLAPWTWYCVMVQSRNKYYAKESSFTSPLCIQTEGVTVWWLIVLYLVGSMGMCFLAVFFLYKMYRSIKGVLFPASQLPSHFKEYLCNSPGSDMPRLLTLGSESELLCDKVVVFPEPPPERVAAPPSWLEADSSHHHDPQGSSSGGSSSSSGGSSSSGGSSSSSGGSSSSGGSSRDSGVYSSDSGCSLPQHSHQDTSKASQVFWSGLSNQDHLKTKGRAAGQQEGDEGISNVCI
- the LOC130537223 gene encoding interferon alpha/beta receptor 1b-like isoform X3; this encodes MFGASSGSFVRELQVVGSVLGVFPRGSRGHELKTNMVTVAFPVALFFCLLHNHNAVASQLAVPENLTMVTLNTNYTLRWDWEPSWSRDVSFTAEYVAAFQIRLRKRVEWIVVCANTSRRSCDFSEANLFYWGAYLLRVRADANGTLSESKHLRFLPDEHADVGPPSRVALSHEGKDVDVHIDDPVASVNTSMKKFLPKLSYHILYWEGPSLAQSPDVRNLSSEANLVTLSDLAPWTWYCVMVQSRNKYYAKESSFTSPLCIQTEGVTVWWLIVLYLVGSMGMCFLAVFFLYKMYRSIKGVLFPASQLPSHFKEYLCNSPGSDMPRLLTLGSESELLCDKVVVFPEPPPERVAAPPSWLEADSSHHHDPQGSSSGGSSSSGGSSSSGGSSRDSGVYSSDSGCSLPQHSHQDTSKASQVFWSGLSNQDHLKTKGRAAGQQEGDEGISNVCI